The stretch of DNA TGTATGGGAAAGACCCGTAGGAGACACACCAACATTTTAGAACATCTTATAGAACCCAGGTATATGGAAACATACCCATACGGGTGTACAATTAACTGCAACATACCtatgtgggggggggcaggcggAGGTGAGCTGTATAATGCATTCCTGGGTGGATTTCTTTTGAGAAACGTACCTGTGAGATGAAGGATATAGCCATGTATGAAGAACCTCTGCAGGGAATTTagaccaaatttaaaaaaaaaaaaaaacaacaactgagGACGTCTGCATGAGGCACATTCATTTTGCAGCCCATGGGAGCttcgcgggggtgggggggcagcaggaCAGAGGCTCATGTGTGTGGAGGCGTACCTCTCAGGGACGTGTCTGTGAGAAAACACCTATTTGGGACATTTCTCTGGGGAAACATGTGTATGCCCCATGTTGTGGGCGGCTGCAAGGACCACCTATGAAGAAAACATCTGTGAGGGGCCTCCAAGAGGACACTCGGACCTTTGGCCATCAGGCCCTCTCCAGAGGCCGTTGGTCTGGGACTCACAGGTGTGTCTGAGCACATCTGTCTGGGCAAAAGTAAGCTTGGCTGTGCTTTTCGATAGAGGACGGTGATAGTAAGACGTCCACCCCCCCTGGGAACTCTAGGGTGAAGAGCAATGGTTAAAGGGAAATGAATCACTTTTAGAGTATAGCGCGATGGGTCTGGTTAATTCCAGGTCTGTTTAAATCCCCGCTTTGCCGCTCACTGGGCATGTGGCCTGGGTAGAGCAGTTTAaccttctgtttcctcttctgtgaagtgGGAAAGCCAGTCCCACCCACCTTATAAGGTTTTGGCGAGGATGATTCGAGGCGTGAGTAAAAGGCCTGGACTGTGCAACGCCGTGAAtcaatgttagttattattatttttcgcCAAGTGGGCTGGCCGCCCCTCCTCCTAATGGTGACTCGAGAAACTGCGCCCGAAAGCAGTGAGAGGGACATTCGGCAGGTGCAGCGAGCGCGGCAGGCTGGTGCCCCGCCTCCAGCGCTCGGCTTCCCGGTCCTCATCCGCACTCGCGCCTGGGACACTGAGATGCCTGGGGCACTGAGATCCCCAGGTTGGACTGGAGAGAGCAGTCGGCACGGCGACCGAATCCGGCCGCGGCCTCTTTAAGACTGCCCAGCCCGCCTGAAGCTGCGGGGGCCCGAGGCAGCAGGGGATCCGCGCGGAAGCCCCGCCCACGTGGGGCGGGCGGGCGCAGCTCGGAGAGCTCTGGCCAATAGAAAACCGACTTTGCAGCCGCGCCGCATGTTGATCTTGCGTTTCCCCGTCTGAGTGCAACCGAAAAGGAAGGCTCGCGGGCGGGATGTTTCAGGGGGCAAGCGGCGcttcttgattttctgtttctgtggccGAGTTGGGACTGTGAAAAGAGCGCGCGGGCGGATGGAGGGCTGGGTGGCGTAGGGTTGGTTCTTGAGTATGTCTGGGGAAAAAGAGAACCTTAGTGCCTAAAGAGGAATAGTAGGAGAGGGAGGTCAAATGGAAACGGATTACGAAACCAAATCTGATATCTCTCGACTGCGCCCCCTTGGACTgagggtaaactgaggcacgCAAGGCGGAACTCTGAGAGCAGAATGGAGACCACTGATCTCTCTAGCCCCTCTCTCCAAAATGAACCCTGGTGCTTCCCGTGCACTACCAGAGCATCACCCGGCATTCTGCCCCACACCCGCAGCTCCGCCTCCGGCCCCCTCCCCCCGAGCGGATCGCGGGAGGAGACGCAAGTTCTGGCTCGGGCGGCAACGACTAGCAGTCGCCGCCTCCTGCAAGTGCTAGAGCCGGGCGGGCGGCGCAGAGGCTGCGGTGGCAGTGGCCGCGGAGCCGGCCCTGCGGggccccgggggggagggggagccgcGAAGCCCCCGCCGAGGCCGCCACTGccgggcctcccctccccccccgggCCGGCGCCATGCGGGGGGGCCCGAGCGATGCGGAGCGGCGGCAGCGCTGGGGTCGCCTCTTCGAGGAGCTGGATAGTAACAAGGATGGCCGCGTGGACGTGCGCGAGTTGCGCCAGGGACTGGCCCGGCTGGGCGGGGGCGACCCGGACCGCGACACCCAACAGGTACCCCCGCCGGGACCCCAGCCTGGCGCGCGGCGCTCCGGCCCCGCCGGCGCCGGTAACCCGAGCCCCTGAATGGAGCGCTGCAGCGGCCAGCGACTGCCTGTGGCCGCGCTCCAGTGCGGGTGCCCAGCCTGggcatctctctctccttccccctgccctgcGTGTCGGGGCCTAACGGGCTCGCCCAAGACGGAGCCACGGAGGCCCCAGGCCTGCAGTTCAGCTGCCAACACCCGGTCCCCACCCCCTTCGCCGGTGCCTCGAGGGTGGGGGATGTCTTGCCCGCGAAAGGAGCGGGTCCGGTCTCCTGCCCACTGTCCGAGACACACCCTCCTCTGAACTCTTTGCCCATCCAAGACATACCCTGCTCCTCGCCTCAGGAGACACACCCTTTCCCATCCTCCCTCCGCTCCTCTGGGCACCCACTGCCCTCccagccagctgccccagccTCTCTGTGTTTACATTTCCCTGGCGGCCCTTTCCCCGGCCTGGCTTAATGCCCCAGGCtaccccagcccagagcccaatcCCGACCGAGGCCACCCTCAGCAGGGGATGTAGCAAAGCGGGAGCCCTCCCCTAGGCCTGTGCAGGTCTCCTTTACACCTCTAGCCCCAGATGCCACTGGAGTGTCTCTGCAGCACGCTGAGACCTCCAGGACAACCTCCCACTTTCCAGGTGGAAAACCAGAGTCCTGGTGGGTGCTTAGCTTGGAACTCTCATTGGCCCCATGTTGCCCAGAGCTGTCCGTAACAGAAGCTCCTGAAACTGCCATATGGACGggggtttgtgtatgtgtgtgtgtgtgtgtgtgtgtgtgtgtgtttttaagaggCAGCTGGGAGGCCAGGCTTTCAGAGACAAGAGCCCAAGGCTACCTACCACCTCCCAGTTCTGTAACCTTGAAAAAGTTACTCGCCCTTGGAGAGCCTCAGTTTGCTTGCCAGGAAAACTGGAGGACTGCTTTCCACCTCGCAGACCTACTGTGGCCTTGGGCATTTTGCTGAGAGGAGTGAGCTGGCAGGTGGAGGGGTGACTTCCCCTGCTCCTGTCCTTTAGGTGCTGGCGGCTCTGAGTTCCTGGACCCTAAGCTTGTCATGGCCCCTGCACATGGGGAGCGGCCTCCTGGAGCTCCTTGTCCCTTCCCCCCTGCCAGGGCATCTCCCCCGAGGGTGACGCTGACCCAGGTGGTGGGCTGGACCTGGAGGAGTTTTCCCGCTACCTACAGGAGCGGGAACAGCGTCTGCTGCTTCTCTTCCACAGTCTGGACCGGAATCAGGATGGTAAGGCCCAGGGAGAGGCTGCGGGGGCCCTGGAGACACCAATGGGGTTAGAACTGGCAGCGctaggaggaggggggagggccaCTTCTCCCTGATGACTCACAGGCTATTTTGGGAGCTCTCCTCACCCCCCAGCTAGGTGGTTGGGCCCGTGGGCCCATCCTACCTACTTTTCCCTTCTGGGATTCGACCCCTATTATTACCCTGAAGTTTCTAAGGGACAGAGATGCCCCATATTGTTTCTGGATTCCCTATGAGGCAAAGACACTCCTCCATAGCCTCTTCTGGGTCCCTAATATTGCCTCTCAATTCTCTATGGCATCAAGATCCCCATAATTATCCCTggattcattttttcattcattcacggAACAGAGGAGCTCAGCCCCCCAAAATTGCCCAGTCCCACCTCTCTGATGCCACTGGGTCAGTgacacacccccacacccaccaCCAACCCAGCTGCAAATCTCATCCTGGGTTCCTGGCTCCCCTGGTCTTCCTAGCCCATCCCCGTTGTGAGCTGTACTGCacctggctccagggtccccccacacacacacacccttttctGGCCCCCTCCCCAGGTCATATTGATGTGTCTGAGATCCAGCAGAGTTTCCGGGCCCTAGGCATTTCCATCTCGCTGGAGCAAGCCGAGAAAATTCTGCACAGGTGAATAGGTGGGGGTCCCGAATCCCAGGTAACTCGGGTCCCCGGGACCCCTTGGCCACCTTGAGTCTCTAGGCCCCAGACCCAATCCCAGGCAGGTGGAGCTGAGAGGTGGGCTTGGGAGTCAGGCAAATCCTGGGCCGGATGCTTCACTTCTCGGAgcgagcctcagttttccccttTGTAAAATGGTGCGCTCTCAGCACACAGGACGTGAGTCTCCCCCAGACCAACTGAACCTCATTTCAGCACCCGCCGCCCAGCCCCAGCACTGATTCTGTCCCCACCTTGCCCTACACCCCCAGCATGGACCGTGACGGCACGATGACCATCGACTGGCAGGAATGGCGCGACCACTTCCTGTTGCATTCGCTGGAGAATGTGGAGGATGTGGTCTATTTCTGGAAGCATTCTACGGTGAGGTGGGGGCTGCTTTCCTAGCGTGGTGGCTGTGCCCTGCTCTGATTTCCCCTGGGCATGGAGGGGGCTGGGCCAGGAGTCTTGAGAAGGAAGAGCCACTGGGAACAGCCAAGGGAGGAGACTGTAGTCCTCTCTTCCTCTGAGTGGGGCTCAGGGCACTGAGGACCCACTGGGGGAGGTCTCTGATCTGGCTGGAGCCCTTCAGACCCGACTTCGGGATGCCGGGGGCAGACTTGGGAGGTAGgagcacagggaaggaggagctcaCCAGATGGGGcacccagcctccagcctccacccACAGCTCCCCTTCTGCAGGCTTCTTTTTGCCTTGGTAAATGGTCTGCTGCTGAAGGGACTCATTAGAAATCCACCTTCTTTGGAAGATCCAAGGAGATCCACTGGAAGTTGGGGGAGAAGGTGCTCTAAATCCCCCGCTTCTGGGTGGGAATTTCTGAATGATGCTTCCAGTGGGATCTGATGGCATCCGGAAGGGAATCCACCTATGGGATCTTCCGAGATCCTCCTGGGAGATCCAGACATTCCCACCCTGGGGGTCCGTGAGGGACTTGGTTGGGAGGTCTATAGGTAGATCCTAGGGGAGGGATGATACCTGGGGGCAGCTTCCCTGTGGGATCTGCGGAGGTCCTGGGAGGGATCCACTGGCCTCCTTATGTGGCAGGTCCCTGCTAGGATCTTGGGTGACCCTGGAGGGATCTTCTGGAATCCTTCTGCAGGAGATCCTTGGGTACGATCCTTCAGAGTACTGATCGGCTCTGGAAGGGATCTTTATATGGTAGATGCTTGAGTGGGCTTCTTTGGGATTTGGCAGAGGTGCCCAggagggatcctgggatcctacaTGGGAGTCAGGTGAGATGTTTTGCTGGGACCTGGTGGGGTCCCAAGAGGGATCTCCTGGGCTCTCCAAGTGAGACTGATGGGTGGACgctctcggtgtcctgggattcaTGAGGGAGACACTCTCGTGTAGGGCTGGAGcccatctccctgcccctctgatGGTGTGACACCCCAGTCCCTGCGTCCTCAGGTCTTGGACATCGGTGAGTGCCTGACTGTCCCTGATGAGTTTTCAGAGCAGGAGAAGCTGACTGGCATGTGGTGGAAGCAGCTGGTGGCGGGCgcggtggcaggggctgtgtcgcGGACGGGCACGGCCCCTCTGGATCGCCTCAAGGTCTTCATGCAGGTGAGGGGCCCTGGAAAGATCCATTCCCTCTCCCAGACCTCGGCCCCGGAAGGGGACCCCCCAAAGCTACCTTATCTTCCCCATGCAGGTCCACGCCTCCAAGACCAACAAGTTAAACATCCTGGGGGGCCTCAAAAACATGATCCAAGAGGGGGGCATGCGTTCCCTGTGGCGTGGCAATGGGATTAACGTGCTCAAGATTGCACCTGAGTCAGCGATCAAGTTTATGGCCTATGAGCAGGTGGGGGCAGGTGTGGGAGATGTGAGCTGGCCGTGAGGGCTGGTAGGATTGGCTTGGGGGTGCATGGGGGTTGTCTGTAGGACCCCAGGAGTGGGCACCTGCTCCCCTGGGAGGTGTCCCCCGCAGGGGACTTGAGGTCCTGCCCACCTCTGTGTCACTCACTTTCAGATCAAGCGGGCCATTCGGGGGCAGCAGGAGACACTGCACGTGCAGGAGCGCTTTGTGGCTGGCTCCCTGGCTGGCGCCACGGCCCAAACCATCATTTACCCCATGGAGGTGAGAAGGGGGTGACTCTGGCTGGGGCCACACTGCAGGGTGGGGGGCTTGCAATAACCACGTCACTCCATGCTGTGATGGGCATTGGGATTGTAACTTTGCCTCTCCCTGACTTGGACTGTGGCCCCTGAGAGAAATGCCGTCTCATGTGTAGTCTCTGTGGGCATTGCAATTTGAAATGTGACTTCTGGGGATGGCGGTACTGATCCTAACGATTTAGGCAGCAACTGTGGGGGGCCAGCTGTTTACAGACATGCCTCTTCTAAGGATATGGGTTTCCAGGCTATTTGTTCCCAGGGGAATCATTTCAGGTTTCAGGTTGTGCAGTGTGTCAGGATTCCGATGGAAAACTCAAATCACATAGATGAAGTCTGAGGTAAGCATTTCAGGACTGGTATGGTGGCTTCCAAGTGTTAGAGACCAAGGTTCCTGCCCTCTATCTTGTTCTAGCACTTCAGAATACAGGACCCACCTCATGGACCAAAATGGCTGTGTGTGCTCCAGTCATCACATCCCTATTCCAGTCAATAAGGAAGAATAGACGAAGGAAGGAACACCTCCTTGCCTTTAAAGATACTTTCTGAGAGTCACACATATCTGTTCTCCTGCTGTTGCATTGGCCAAGACTTAGTCACCTGGTCATATATCTAGGGAAAATGAGAAACATAGTCTTTATTTTGAGAGGCTATGTCCTTGCTGAAAATTACAGTTTCTATCAttaagggtgggggggggaagggaaCAAGATATTGAGAGACAGCGGTGGCCACCATATGCAACTCTGAGAGATGTAACCATTTCTAGGTATAGAGATTTGGAGATAGCAGAAGATTCTAGGGAAAGTGGTGTGTTAAATTCAGTTGCTGTCAGGGTAGAGCCTCCTGGGAGCAGCTGTTCCGAGGCGTCTTCACTCCTGGGCGTGGTGTTTCTGGAAGCACTTTGCCCAGGGATAACCGGGGTCCTCCCCAGGTGCTGAAGACACGGCTGACTTTGCGCCGGACGGGCCAGTACAAGGGGCTGCTGGACTGTGCGAGGCAGATCCTGGAGCGGGAGGGGCCCCGTGCCCTGTACCGCGGCTACCTGCCCAACGTGCTCGGCATCATCCCCTACGCCGGCATCGACCTGGCCGTCTATGAGGTCTGTGGGCGGCCCACgcctccctccttttttctcccctctgggATTTGCCCACAGGACGCCCCTTTCCCCTGGGGCTGACTCAGTGAATGGCCATAGCTGGGGTGGAGAAGCGCCACGGGCCTTGGGATTCTGGGGAACCCCTTTGGCTGTCTGACTCCCTGACTTTTCACCTTTATTGTTGCATGAATTCTTCCCACTTCCGTGGGCAGTTCAGCCTTACTGGGCCTCAGACCCGGGCAAGGTCAGGGCCTACCATAGCTCACACAATCGTGGGAGAAAGCGAACGTGAGCTTCAGAAATGCCGGTCTCCCCAGAGCGCGTACTGGACCCAGCTGATGTCTTCTTCAGGGACTGCCCATTCCATAGAAACCACACTCCGTGGCCACCATCTCTGATCAAAAGAGGCAGGAGTGGAGGCTGGGACTGgcgtggtggggggagggcgtgATGTCTCTTCCATGGGTCTTGACATTTCTCCTGGTGAGGTCACCAGGTTCTTCCAAGTAGCACAGCCCCACATGTCCCGAGGCATCTCCCAAAGTCTCTGTGTCCAGGAGAGAGCTAGCTTCGCAGGCCAGGGACCAGTGTAGTCGCCAAGGGCCCCGTCCTCAGAGGGCCCGGCTCTTGGTTTGATGCCCTGCTGTTGCAATCTTGAAATCCCTAATCATTTTTGGACGAGGGATCCTGCGCATTTTTATTTCACGCTGGGCCTCGCCTCCAACGCTGCACGCCTGCCATCCCTCCCTGACTTGCCCATCTCCCAGCACCCGGGCAGCCCCACGAGACAAGGCCCGCACTCATTCACTCACTGGCTCACTCAGCAATGATTTACTGAGCATCCCAAGGCACTGGGAAGCGTTACATAAAAACGCAGTCCTTGCTTTCCTGGGGCACCCACTCCAATGAGCAAGGAATGCAGTCCTCGGGCCCACAAGTAGTTTCAGATCCTGCTAAGTTCTCAGAAGAGGATAAAACAGGATGTGTAATTGAAAGTAACAGTGGGCAGGAGGGCGTCGAGGCAGGCCTCTGAGAGGCAGTGAACGAGGGCGTGTGAACCAGGCAGAGGGGGCCGGGAGCGGAGGCACCGGAGTCAGCAGAAGTTCGTGATGTGGCTGGTTTTTCCTGGGCGCAAGACACAGCCGCTGGGGGCTGTGCGCAGAAATTAGACAGAACTTTGTTTGATCCATTCTTCACCCAAAAAGGGAGCTGGGAGTTTTAAGTGGTTTGAGACACCCTGTGTCCTCTTGGAGTTTCAAAACCTATGTTAGTCCCTTAAAAGCTCTGAGAAGTGTGCAGAAAAGTGATTtcactgggttttttgtttttgttttggggggggttgtcgcgcttttttgttttttggcccAGTGATGGCCATACCAATGCGTTCATTAGAACTTCTTTTCAACAACTCTTAAACACTCGCTCAATACCTCTTTGGCAAAT from Neovison vison isolate M4711 chromosome 6, ASM_NN_V1, whole genome shotgun sequence encodes:
- the SLC25A23 gene encoding calcium-binding mitochondrial carrier protein SCaMC-3; translated protein: MRGGPSDAERRQRWGRLFEELDSNKDGRVDVRELRQGLARLGGGDPDRDTQQGISPEGDADPGGGLDLEEFSRYLQEREQRLLLLFHSLDRNQDGHIDVSEIQQSFRALGISISLEQAEKILHSMDRDGTMTIDWQEWRDHFLLHSLENVEDVVYFWKHSTVLDIGECLTVPDEFSEQEKLTGMWWKQLVAGAVAGAVSRTGTAPLDRLKVFMQVHASKTNKLNILGGLKNMIQEGGMRSLWRGNGINVLKIAPESAIKFMAYEQIKRAIRGQQETLHVQERFVAGSLAGATAQTIIYPMEVLKTRLTLRRTGQYKGLLDCARQILEREGPRALYRGYLPNVLGIIPYAGIDLAVYETLKNRWLQQYSHDSADPGILVLLACGTISSTCGQIASYPLALVRTRMQAQASIEGAPQLSMLGLLRHILSQEGVWGLYRGIAPNFMKVIPAVSISYVVYENMKQALGVTSSPGSPSSATGFWISRSLSLWILTMQCLDPGAPTTGSQIPSPQLLDS